CGCGAACACCCCTCTCCTCCGAGGGGAGGGGCAGGGGGTGAGGTCCCAGAAAGGAGCACGTCATGTCAGAAATCCGAAACAGTGAGGCGTATTACCACGTTGTGCTGGAGCGCATTCCGCCGCGACCGGAGCCGGCGTTTGAGGACGCTGCCATGCAGGAGCGGGTGTGGGGGCGACAGTGGGGCGTCGGGAACGATGTCGGGCAGCTGAAGCTGGTGGCGCTGCATCGGCCTGGCGACGAGATGGCGACGATCGACCCGGACAAGTACGACGACACGATCGAGGCGCTGATTGACGACCGCGAGCAGTGGTACTGGCGTGACGAGCGTGGGCCGGACATCGCGCTGATGCAGCGGCAGCACGACGCGCTGCGGGCGGCGCTGGAGGCCGAGGGTGTTGAGATCGTCGATGTCGGAGGCTCGCTCGGCGACGTCAAGGCGGTCTTCACACGCGATCAGGCGATCGCCGTTGATGGCGGCGCGGTCATCTGTCGGATGGGGCCGGTCGGTGTTGAGCGCGGGTACGGTCGGCGTGGCGAGGAGTCGTATATCACGCAGGTCATCGCCGGGCTTGGTATGCCGATCCTGCGTACGATCCACGGCACCGGCCTGGTCGAGGGCGGCTCATTCTGCTTCCTGACGCCGAAGGTCGCGGCGATCGGGCTGTCGTTCCGCCAGAACGAAGAGGGCGCGCGGCAGATGGAGGACGTCCTGCGGGTGAGTGACACGCGCCTGATCCGCGTGCCGCTGACCGGCCACGCGCTGCATATCGACGGCGCAATCGTCATGGTCGATCACGACAAGGCGCTGATCAACATGGCGCGGCTGCCATACTGGTTCCTCGACGAGCTGAAGACGCTCGGCATCCAGACGATCCACATTTGGCCCAGCGAGGGCCACGCCGTCAACTGTCTGGCGGTCAGTCCGGGTCGCGTCATCATCTCCGAAGGCTGCCCACGCACCCGCGAGCGCCTGCAAGCCGCCGGTGTCGAATCGATCGAGATTGACTACAGCGAAATCCGCAAGAACGGCGGCGGTATTCATTGCAGCACGCTGCCATTGGTGCGGGAGCGCTGACCTCACCCCACCGCCCGGAGGGCACCCGCCCTCTCCTCGGAGGAGAGGGCGGGTCCTGGGCAGGGCGTGTTTGGGTGCCGTGTTGAGGGTGTTGGGCATCGACGGACACCTTCTCCTCTTCGAGGGGAGAGGAGCGAGGACCGGAAGCCATTCCGTCAGCAACAGGACACCCCCTCTCCCAGCTTTGGGCGGGAGCCATCGCCCAAGGGGCACCCGGGCAGCGGCTGGGGGGTGAGGGCCGTTCCTACCCCAGTTGCACCTTGCCCATCTCGCCATCAATATCGATCGTCGTTCCAAACGGCGCTGACAGGTCGGCGAGACGGGTGAGGATGGAGCGGGCTTCTTCGCCGCGGGCGAGGCGGGGGCGGCCGCGGCGGTAGACGGGGTCGGTCTGGCGCAGGGTGACGGGCGCGAGCTCGATGCTGACGAGCTTGCCGTCCTGCCAGGTGAGGCGCGGGGAGACGGTCTCCCAATAGCGTACGTCGGCCGGGAAGCCGCGCTTGCCGTCGTCGCTGCGGGAGCGTGCGATCTCGCCCGGCGTCATCGTCGGGTCGACGCGGAAGCGCTCGTAGGCGTCGGACGGGAACTTGTGGACGAGGTCGTTCTGGGCGATGAAGTTGCCGAGACTGTAGAAGATTGGCTTGCCCTGATAGATCTCGATGCCACGCAGCAGGTGCGGCCCGTGGCCGACGATAACGTCTGCTCCCTCGTCGATCATGCGGCGCGCGAAGACCGGGATGAATGCGGCAGGGTCCTCCTTCGTCTCGCCCTGCTCGTGGGAGTGCATGCTGACGACGACGATGTCGGAGCGCCCGCGTGCCTCACGCACCCACTGGGCGATCGCGTCGATGTCGCCGGTGTTCGGCGCGACCTGCACGCCGGGCGTCTCGGAGGCGCGGAAGCTCATGTCGAAGAAGGGGAAGATGCTCTCGTCGGCGGGCGGGTGACCGAAGCCGAGCGCGATGCGCTCGCGGCGGCGCTGCTCGATGCCGATGGCTTCGGCGATCTCCTTCAGCGCTGTCAGCTGCTCGGCGGTGATGTCGTAGGTTGTCGAGACGCGCAGCGGGTTCAGGCCGGGTCGCCCGGGCATGTCGGGGCGCTGCTCGCTGGCCTGCTGACCCTTGGCGAAGCTGGAGCAGACCGAGATTAGCGAGAACGATCCGTGGTCGGTGTCGAGATAGGCGGGCATCCTGGCCTCGGCCATGTTCCTGCCCAGGCCGGCCCAGACGACGCCCTTCTCGTTCAGCACGTCGATCAGGGCCAGCAGACCCTCGATGCTGTAGTCGAGCGAGTGGTTGGTGGCCGCCGGAAACAGGTTGAAACCCAGCGCGGTCAACGTGTCGATGACCGACGACGAGGCCGACATGTGCGTCCCGCCGCACTCCTGGGCCGGGTAGCCCTTGAAGTCGTTGGGCAACACCTCGAGGTTAGTGAGCGCGGCGTCACCGCTGCCGAGATGCTCGACCAGCGCGCGGGCGTCGTCGTTCTCGTTCATCGCAATTCCGCGGGTAATCATGCTGTCGCCGGTCAGAACCAGTGTTGTCGTACCAGACACGTCCTCATCCCCTCTTGTCTCATACCCCAAGCGCGACGATGGCCGTCTCGTCGTGCTGCTCGATCTGTGTGCCGAATGGCGCTGACAGGCGCGTGACGCGATCGAGGATCTCACGTGCCTCGTCGCCGCGCGCCAACCGCGGTCGTCCGCGCCGGTGGAACGGCTCGGTGTACTGCATTGTGACGGGCAGCAGGTCGATGCTCTGCAGGTCGCTGCCCTGCCATTGCAGGCGCGGCAGGATCGTCTGCCAGTAGCGCGCGTCGCCGCCGAAACCGCCGCGTCCGTCTGCGCCGGAACGAGCGATGGCGATGTCGTGCGGTGTGCCGCTCTGATCGACGCGGAAGCGCGTGTACGCATCGGATGGGAACTTCTCGATCAGCTCGTCCTGCGCGATGAAGTTACCGAGGCTGTAGAAGATCGGCTTGTTCTTGTAGATCTCGATGCCGCGCAGCAGGTGTGGGCCGTGTCCGGCGATGACGTCGGCACCCTCGTCGATCATGCGGCGCGCGAAGTCCGGCAGGAAGTCTGCCGGATCCTCGTTCGTCGCCGCGCCCTGGTGGGCGTGGATGCTGACGATGACGATGTCGGCTCGTCCGCGCGCCTCGCGTACCCACTGGGCGATGGCGTCGACATCGCTCGCACTGGCCGCGGTTGTTACTCCGGGCTGGTCCCCGGCCCGGAACAGTGTGCCAGCAAATGGGAATGTGTTCTCGTCGGCAGGCGGAAACGCGAAGCCGGAGGCGATGCGATCCAGTCGGCGCTGCTCGATGCCGGTGGCTGCGGCGATCTCGCGCAACGTCGCGAGCTGCTCGGCTGACACGGTGTGGGTTGTCGTCACGCGGACCGGATTGAGGCCCGGTCGACCCTGCATGTCGGGGCGCTGTTCGCCGGCCTGCCAGCCTGTGCCGAATGACGATGCGCAGGAGATCATCGCGACCGCGCCGCGATCGGTGTCGAGGTAGACCGGCATGCGTGCTTCGGCGAGGTTGCGGCCGATGCCGGCATAGCGCGCGCCGCGTGCATCCAGCACGTCCATCATCGCCAGCAGCCCGGTGATCCCGTAATCCATGACGTGGTTGGTCGCCGCCGGGAACAGATTGAAGCCGAGCGCCAGCAGCTCGTCGAAGATTCTGGCGCGGGCACCCATGTGGGTGCCGCCGCTCTCGTGGTCGGGATAGCCCTGGAAGTCGTTGGGCAGGATCTCCAGATTGGTCAGCGCGGCGTCTGCATCGGCGATGAGTGCGGCGAGGTCGCGCGCATCGGCGTCCTCATTCATCGCCAGTCCGCGGTGGATGATGCTGTCTCCGGTGAGCACCATGCGCAGTGGATCGCACACGTTCCATCCCTCGTTTCACGAAACCGGTTCCACCAGATCGGCGGAACCGGCTGCTGATTCAGGCGGATGGCGCGGTCAGACTCGCTCGGCGAGGCGGCCACCGTTGCGGATGAAGCGTGGCTGGTCGTCGTCGCCACCGAAGAAGTCGACGCGGCGTCCGGCACCAGCGCCATCCGTGGCGACGAACTCACGTTCGCTGATCGGTGCCAGATGCTCGGCTGGTCGGACGGTGCGCTCGCGGGTGATGCCGCTGATGCCGACCGCCTCCATACGCAGACCGCCGTCCTCGACGGTGATCGTGTATTCGGCCTGCGGCTGGCTGTAGACACCGGCGATGGCGTTGAGCTGCTCATCCGTGAGTGTGATCTGCTCCGGCGTCGGCATGTCGAGGCCGAGGTCGCTGGAGAGCGCCCAGCGCTCGACCGCGCCGTAGAGCGCCGAGCCGCGACCGCTGTTGGTCAGGATGGCGAGCGCCGCGCCGCGATGGGATGACGGTGAGGTGCGCCTGGAAGCCGCTGAGCGAGCCGCGTCGCGGCTGACGAGCTTCTCGCCGTCGACCCAGCGGATGTCCCAACCGGGATGCCCCAGTCGTCGCGCAAAGTTGGCGGCGCGTCTGTTTCTCCAGTATTGCCTGCGCTGATGCTTCGCTGAGCACCTGCGTGTCACCGACGTGTCCGAGGTTGATGTGCGCCTGCGCGAACGACAGCAGGTCGTTGACGTTGGAGATCACACCGCCGGCCGGATTGACGCAGCGCGGCAGTGGGTATTTGTGCGCGACCTGGTGCTCGTCGCCGGCCGGATCGGTCAGCGTGTGACCGGCGGCTGCCGAATGGACGATCGCCTCGTGGGCGAAGTAGAAGCTGTGATCGAGCCCCATCGGCTCGAAGACACGCTCGCGCATTGCCTGCTCGAATGTCTGCCCGAGGACTTTCTCGACGACCGCACCTGCCAGGTTGAAGCCGACGTTGCAGTACGCCCACGAGCTGCCGACGGGCGTCCACTGCCGGAGCGTGTGGAACTCGCCGACGGAAGTCTGCAGCGCATCGTCGCCCCAGCCAAAGTCATCGAAGAAGTCGCCGTAGATACCGCTGGTGTGCGACAGCAGCTGGCGGAGCGTGACCTCGTTCTGAGCAGTCGGGTCTTCCAGCTTGAGGTCGGGGAGGTAGGTGATGACGGGCGCATCGAGGTCGAGCTTGCCCTCATCGACCAACGTCATGACCAGCGTGGTACAGAAGACTTTTGAGATGGAACCGATCTGAAACAACGTGTCCGGCCTGACCGGCTGCTCGGTCTCCAGATTGGTGACGCCCCACGCGTGCAGGGAGCGCTTGCCGTCCTTCAGGATACCGACAGTGACGCCGGGCACAGTCCAGCGCTGCATCTGCGCTGAGACAACTGAATCGAGAGTCTCGGCCATCAATCCCCCTCGTATACGCTCGCCACGTTCTTCGTGGCGACTCACTCCTGCCGGTGTATCCGGCGCATCATCTCAGTCTCCGCTTCTTCGCCCTGTTCGGCAAGCGTCTCTTCGTGTTCGTCGCGCGTTTGTCGGATGCGCGAACGCACGTCTGATCTGCTCTGGCGGAGCTGATCAATTGTCTGCTTGCCGGTTCGCGGGGCCAGGATGAACCCGGCGAGCAGGCCGATTGCGGTGCCGAGCAGCATGCCGCTCACGAATGAGAGCGATGACGTATCGCCGCTCGTATCCCGCAACTGGTTGTCCCAGTCGATTTCACGCAACGATTCCCACGGCACCGTTCGGCTTCCGTGGTGTATGCCGTCCATGTCCTCCTCCTCTTGGTATGCGTGGTGTGCGTGCCAGCCTGGGCTAATCCTTCAGCAGCTTCGACGCGCCCTTGCCCTTGGTGTCGCGCCCGGTCACGGTCTTGACCATCGCGCGAGCCTTGGCGACGCTGCCGTAGAACGAGATGATCGGTGCTGCGACCTCTTCGGTCATAAATGACGCTGTGCCCTTGACCTTTGTGGCTGTCTCGGTCAGCTGCTCCAGCATCGGGATGACTTTGTCCTTGATCGCGAAGGCGACCCAAACGAGCACCGCAGCCACGACGACAAGCAGAGCGGTGATCAGGACGGTGAAGACTCCGAATATCACGATGGTGATATCGCGGAAGCGCTCCAGTGCGGATTGGTCCGCACCGCCGAGGAGATACAGGCCGACGATGATGGCGATGAAGATGATCAGCGCGCCGACCCCGATGAGTATTCCTTTGTTCTTGGACATTCGCTATTGCCCCCTGTTACTCGCGCACGACTCAAGATCCATAAACAGAACAATGCTGCCTGAATCCCCTGTTGCGTACTCATTGTCGCACGATCGAAGATCGCGTTCATAAACGGTATCGCACGAGTGATGCCTGATCGACGCAAGCGTTAGCCGGTTGCGCCGGGAGCCATGAAGTACCAGGCCAGCCCGAGCAACAGAAGCGCGCCACAGAGCGATGCTGCCAGCGGGATGCTGCCGAGTGGGACCACCTCAAGGTTGAGTGCAACGCCGCCGACATAGCCCAGGAAGAAGCCTCCGACCGCGCTGAGCAGATAGACGGGCCATTGCCAGAGGCGGCGGCCGAAGATGGCGTGGAATGCGGACCCGAGCGCGACGGCAATCGTCAGGCTGAGGATGATCGAAGGGGACATTGCACCTCCGGTCTGGCGGCCGTGTTACCCGGCGGCAGCGACGGACAGACCCGGAGCGTCGGTCGCGCGAATCGTCCCGCCGCCGAGCACCTCGTCGCCCTGATAGAAGACGATCGCCTGTCCGGGCGCGACCGCGCTCTCGATGCCGCGCGCATGAACAACGACCTTGCCCGCCTCGCCCGGCTCGA
This window of the Thermomicrobiales bacterium genome carries:
- a CDS encoding CapA family protein gives rise to the protein MSGTTTLVLTGDSMITRGIAMNENDDARALVEHLGSGDAALTNLEVLPNDFKGYPAQECGGTHMSASSSVIDTLTALGFNLFPAATNHSLDYSIEGLLALIDVLNEKGVVWAGLGRNMAEARMPAYLDTDHGSFSLISVCSSFAKGQQASEQRPDMPGRPGLNPLRVSTTYDITAEQLTALKEIAEAIGIEQRRRERIALGFGHPPADESIFPFFDMSFRASETPGVQVAPNTGDIDAIAQWVREARGRSDIVVVSMHSHEQGETKEDPAAFIPVFARRMIDEGADVIVGHGPHLLRGIEIYQGKPIFYSLGNFIAQNDLVHKFPSDAYERFRVDPTMTPGEIARSRSDDGKRGFPADVRYWETVSPRLTWQDGKLVSIELAPVTLRQTDPVYRRGRPRLARGEEARSILTRLADLSAPFGTTIDIDGEMGKVQLG
- a CDS encoding CapA family protein — its product is MCDPLRMVLTGDSIIHRGLAMNEDADARDLAALIADADAALTNLEILPNDFQGYPDHESGGTHMGARARIFDELLALGFNLFPAATNHVMDYGITGLLAMMDVLDARGARYAGIGRNLAEARMPVYLDTDRGAVAMISCASSFGTGWQAGEQRPDMQGRPGLNPVRVTTTHTVSAEQLATLREIAAATGIEQRRLDRIASGFAFPPADENTFPFAGTLFRAGDQPGVTTAASASDVDAIAQWVREARGRADIVIVSIHAHQGAATNEDPADFLPDFARRMIDEGADVIAGHGPHLLRGIEIYKNKPIFYSLGNFIAQDELIEKFPSDAYTRFRVDQSGTPHDIAIARSGADGRGGFGGDARYWQTILPRLQWQGSDLQSIDLLPVTMQYTEPFHRRGRPRLARGDEAREILDRVTRLSAPFGTQIEQHDETAIVALGV
- a CDS encoding arginine deiminase family protein codes for the protein MSEIRNSEAYYHVVLERIPPRPEPAFEDAAMQERVWGRQWGVGNDVGQLKLVALHRPGDEMATIDPDKYDDTIEALIDDREQWYWRDERGPDIALMQRQHDALRAALEAEGVEIVDVGGSLGDVKAVFTRDQAIAVDGGAVICRMGPVGVERGYGRRGEESYITQVIAGLGMPILRTIHGTGLVEGGSFCFLTPKVAAIGLSFRQNEEGARQMEDVLRVSDTRLIRVPLTGHALHIDGAIVMVDHDKALINMARLPYWFLDELKTLGIQTIHIWPSEGHAVNCLAVSPGRVIISEGCPRTRERLQAAGVESIEIDYSEIRKNGGGIHCSTLPLVRER
- a CDS encoding beta-lactamase family protein — its product is MAETLDSVVSAQMQRWTVPGVTVGILKDGKRSLHAWGVTNLETEQPVRPDTLFQIGSISKVFCTTLVMTLVDEGKLDLDAPVITYLPDLKLEDPTAQNEVTLRQLLSHTSGIYGDFFDDFGWGDDALQTSVGEFHTLRQWTPVGSSWAYCNVGFNLAGAVVEKVLGQTFEQAMRERVFEPMGLDHSFYFAHEAIVHSAAAGHTLTDPAGDEHQVAHKYPLPRCVNPAGGVISNVNDLLSFAQAHINLGHVGDTQVLSEASAQAILEKQTRRQLCATTGASRLGHPLGRRREARQPRRGSLSGFQAHLTVIPSRRGARHPDQQRSRLGALRRGRALGALQRPRPRHADAGADHTHG
- a CDS encoding YtxH domain-containing protein, whose translation is MDGIHHGSRTVPWESLREIDWDNQLRDTSGDTSSLSFVSGMLLGTAIGLLAGFILAPRTGKQTIDQLRQSRSDVRSRIRQTRDEHEETLAEQGEEAETEMMRRIHRQE